In Nitrospinota bacterium, one genomic interval encodes:
- a CDS encoding FAD-dependent oxidoreductase, whose product MKPHVVILGAGISGLSLAWKLMTHGIQVDVLESNPFVGGLAGTVREDGYCLDFGPHSFFSENEEILDTVFNLFDRKLEPKPREVKFYYNGKYLDYPLTSVNVLFQMGITSGLRSGLSFLKNKIIPRKHNPSEKEEETVEDWAIANFGEHLYQTFFKPYTEQFWKVSCRELSSHSIPTHTRMSFANTCRLLLHRRFTKDGSSLIEREMLPTYYPKTGFGEIAERIAKEITKNGGNIHLDCQVTEISELSNKACVYYKQNGQQKETEGSYVVSTIPLHLLIKMLNPSPGSEVLLSAEKLDYRALIVLGMITEKQDILDCNYIYVLNRPYNRITEMNKFSPHTSPPTDNIIAVEIPTLKEGAAWTASKEELFDMCIGSLSEDGFLGPGDVKKLFLVKTPYAYPVYRKDYKVHLDRLLSCIQQHERLATLGRTGEFIYMDADICMKRAFKFADDLQKNLI is encoded by the coding sequence ATGAAACCCCATGTTGTAATTTTAGGAGCTGGTATTTCAGGACTAAGCTTAGCTTGGAAACTGATGACTCATGGCATTCAAGTTGATGTTCTTGAATCAAACCCATTTGTAGGAGGTCTTGCAGGTACAGTTCGTGAAGATGGATACTGTCTCGATTTCGGACCCCATTCCTTTTTTTCTGAAAATGAAGAAATCTTGGATACAGTTTTCAATCTATTTGATAGGAAATTAGAACCCAAGCCCAGAGAGGTAAAATTCTACTATAATGGTAAATATCTTGATTACCCACTAACATCTGTTAATGTTCTCTTTCAAATGGGTATTACTTCCGGTTTACGGTCAGGTTTGAGTTTTCTGAAAAACAAGATTATTCCACGAAAACACAATCCTTCTGAAAAAGAAGAGGAAACAGTAGAAGATTGGGCAATTGCAAACTTCGGAGAACATCTTTATCAAACTTTCTTTAAACCATATACTGAACAGTTCTGGAAAGTATCCTGTAGGGAACTATCTTCTCATTCTATTCCAACGCATACGCGAATGAGTTTTGCTAATACTTGCCGCCTCCTATTGCACCGACGCTTTACCAAGGATGGATCTTCACTGATCGAGCGCGAGATGTTGCCCACTTACTACCCTAAAACAGGATTTGGGGAAATTGCTGAAAGAATCGCAAAAGAAATTACCAAAAATGGCGGTAATATCCATTTAGATTGCCAAGTAACTGAAATTTCTGAGCTTTCTAACAAAGCGTGTGTTTACTATAAGCAAAATGGTCAGCAGAAAGAAACAGAGGGTTCTTATGTCGTTTCGACGATTCCTCTCCACCTCCTAATTAAGATGCTAAATCCCTCCCCTGGATCTGAAGTTCTCCTATCAGCTGAGAAGCTCGATTATAGAGCATTGATTGTATTAGGAATGATTACAGAAAAACAGGATATTTTGGATTGTAACTATATATATGTACTGAATCGTCCTTATAATCGAATTACAGAGATGAACAAATTTAGTCCACATACCAGTCCACCCACTGATAATATTATTGCCGTTGAAATTCCAACCCTAAAAGAAGGGGCAGCATGGACTGCAAGCAAAGAGGAGCTATTTGATATGTGCATTGGAAGCTTATCAGAGGACGGCTTTCTTGGACCTGGAGATGTCAAGAAACTCTTTCTGGTAAAGACTCCTTATGCTTATCCGGTATATCGTAAAGATTATAAAGTGCATTTAGACCGATTGCTTTCCTGCATACAGCAACATGAACGTCTGGCAACACTTGGACGAACTGGTGAATTTATCTACATGGATGCAGACATTTGTATGAAAAGGGCTTTCAAGTTTGCTGATGATCTGCAGAAAAATTTAATTTAG
- a CDS encoding DegT/DnrJ/EryC1/StrS family aminotransferase, giving the protein MKVDFLDLSSSYLEIKEEIEDAVKKVLESGWYILGENVELFEKEFASYCGSKYCVSVGSGLSALELTLKAYQIGTEDEVIVPANTYIATVLAVSNVGATPVFVEPDEKTYNIDPASIEAVITEKTKAVIAVHLYGQTADIKRIKPICERYNLKLIEDAAQAHGAEHFGKKAGALGHAAGFSFYPSKNLGAHGDGGAVTTNDRSVAEYIRVARNYGSEKKYYNTIKGVNSRLDEIQASILRIKLRYLDQWNAKRNEIAHYYTEHLNPDKSKNFIVPECLKENKHIWHLFVVRTGKREKLISYLNKHNIGHLIHYPIPPYKQDAYKESKHLSKKFPLTNKLSDEVISLPIGPHLTKGQVEYVCEVTKDFIQNEL; this is encoded by the coding sequence ATGAAAGTTGATTTTCTTGATCTCAGCTCGTCTTATTTAGAAATAAAAGAGGAGATAGAGGACGCCGTTAAAAAAGTTTTAGAAAGTGGTTGGTATATTCTTGGGGAAAACGTTGAGTTATTTGAAAAAGAATTTGCATCGTATTGTGGGAGTAAATACTGTGTATCTGTAGGGAGCGGCCTCTCCGCGTTAGAGCTGACATTAAAAGCTTATCAAATTGGAACAGAAGATGAGGTTATTGTTCCTGCCAATACATATATAGCGACTGTTCTTGCTGTCAGTAACGTAGGAGCAACTCCCGTATTTGTAGAGCCGGATGAGAAAACCTATAACATAGACCCAGCTAGCATAGAAGCTGTAATAACAGAAAAAACAAAGGCTGTCATCGCAGTCCATCTTTACGGCCAGACAGCAGATATAAAAAGAATCAAACCAATTTGTGAGAGATATAACCTAAAGCTAATTGAGGATGCTGCTCAAGCACATGGGGCTGAACATTTTGGTAAAAAAGCCGGGGCTCTTGGTCACGCAGCAGGTTTTAGCTTTTATCCGAGCAAGAACCTCGGTGCTCACGGTGATGGAGGAGCTGTGACTACGAATGATAGATCTGTTGCTGAATATATCCGTGTTGCCAGGAATTATGGTTCAGAGAAGAAATACTATAATACAATAAAAGGCGTAAATAGTCGGTTAGATGAAATTCAGGCCTCGATTTTACGAATAAAATTAAGATACTTAGATCAGTGGAATGCCAAAAGGAATGAGATCGCTCATTACTACACGGAGCATTTAAATCCTGATAAAAGTAAAAATTTTATTGTGCCCGAATGTCTGAAAGAGAATAAACACATATGGCATCTTTTTGTTGTAAGAACAGGCAAGAGGGAAAAATTGATTTCATATCTTAACAAGCATAATATCGGTCATCTTATCCATTACCCTATTCCGCCTTATAAACAAGATGCTTATAAAGAATCTAAACATCTAAGTAAAAAATTTCCCTTAACAAACAAATTATCAGATGAAGTTATAAGCCTTCCCATAGGGCCTCACCTAACAAAGGGACAGGTAGAATACGTATGTGAAGTGACAAAAGATTTTATTCAGAATGAATTATGA
- a CDS encoding SDR family oxidoreductase, with product MNICITGALGHIGSKLIRNLSISSVDKVYLIDNFFTQRYSSLFNLPSGINYCFYEMDILSDEIEPIIKDSSFVIHLAAITGAESSFQYADLIDKVNKKGVDHIAQLCAKYKRSLMFFSTTSVYGSQDDRIDENCKESDLNPQSPYAESKLYGEKFLQSLVKEKGFPFIILRLGTIFGYSIGMRFHTAVNKFIWQASSGKDITVWKTALNQMRPYCGLNDCIKAINYIINNKIFDCQIYNIVTTNLTVKDILDAIKLYIPDIKIKFVDSPIMNQLSYHVSNKKSLERGFTYCNSFNEGIKETIEKLQNINFSIIKNNM from the coding sequence ATGAATATCTGTATTACAGGAGCCCTTGGCCATATCGGTTCAAAGCTGATTCGTAATTTATCTATTTCGTCTGTCGACAAGGTTTATCTCATCGATAACTTTTTTACCCAGAGATATTCCTCGTTATTTAATCTCCCATCAGGAATAAATTATTGTTTTTATGAAATGGACATTCTATCAGATGAGATAGAACCAATAATCAAAGATTCCAGTTTTGTAATTCACCTCGCTGCTATAACGGGTGCTGAATCAAGCTTTCAATATGCCGACTTAATTGATAAAGTCAACAAAAAAGGGGTTGATCATATTGCTCAACTCTGTGCAAAATATAAACGTTCCTTAATGTTCTTTTCTACAACAAGTGTGTATGGTTCTCAAGATGATAGAATTGATGAAAATTGTAAAGAATCGGACTTAAATCCTCAAAGCCCTTATGCAGAGTCAAAGCTTTACGGCGAGAAATTTTTACAGTCATTAGTTAAAGAAAAAGGATTTCCTTTTATTATACTTAGACTCGGGACGATTTTTGGATATTCTATTGGAATGAGATTTCATACTGCTGTAAATAAATTTATATGGCAGGCCTCTTCCGGAAAGGATATTACTGTCTGGAAAACTGCATTGAATCAAATGAGGCCCTATTGTGGTTTAAATGACTGCATCAAAGCTATTAATTATATCATCAATAACAAAATTTTTGACTGCCAAATATACAATATTGTGACTACGAATTTAACCGTTAAAGACATTCTCGATGCAATAAAACTCTATATCCCAGATATTAAGATAAAATTTGTTGATTCCCCAATTATGAATCAGCTCTCTTATCATGTTTCTAATAAAAAATCTTTAGAACGAGGGTTTACGTATTGCAATAGTTTTAATGAAGGCATAAAAGAAACAATAGAGAAATTACAGAATATAAATTTTTCTATTATTAAAAATAATATGTAG
- a CDS encoding NAD-dependent epimerase/dehydratase family protein encodes MNILILGGAGFLGINLIRRLLQEDQYNITVVDSLDPRLKSTLDNLDEFMMSITFIKGDMRDSDLMKEVVRDKGVIFNCAAQTSHSLSLTDPFFDTEINCLGNLTLLEAIRKYNKNALVIYASSSTVIGKAVGEVVSEAHGEFPLDIYSANKGVAEKYHYIYNRVYDLKTLVLRFANLYGPYGKGYPEFGFINYFISLAQDGKKITIYGDGKQTRNVMYVEDAVDLLYQCIFHKEIFGDVYFAVHREHYSVREIAEEIISVFGRGKVVRIDWPDIKKRVEIDSVIIGGAKLFYEIQWEPKYTLREGLIETKKVIEAKELRSKKKDK; translated from the coding sequence ATGAATATTTTAATATTGGGAGGAGCTGGATTCTTAGGAATTAATTTGATCAGACGGTTACTACAGGAAGATCAATATAATATTACTGTTGTTGATTCCCTCGACCCTCGATTAAAAAGCACCCTCGATAATTTAGATGAGTTCATGATGTCCATAACATTTATTAAAGGCGATATGCGAGATAGTGACTTGATGAAAGAGGTGGTGAGAGATAAAGGTGTGATTTTTAACTGCGCTGCTCAAACATCTCATTCTCTATCTCTTACAGATCCTTTTTTTGATACTGAAATTAACTGTTTAGGCAACTTGACATTATTGGAAGCTATCAGGAAATATAACAAGAATGCTTTAGTCATCTATGCTTCTAGTAGCACAGTAATTGGGAAAGCCGTTGGAGAGGTAGTGAGTGAAGCCCATGGCGAGTTTCCTTTGGATATCTATTCTGCAAATAAAGGCGTCGCAGAAAAGTATCATTATATATACAATCGTGTTTATGACCTGAAAACTCTGGTTCTTAGATTTGCAAATCTTTATGGGCCTTATGGTAAAGGTTATCCCGAGTTTGGCTTTATAAACTATTTTATTTCTCTCGCGCAGGATGGTAAAAAAATTACTATCTATGGGGACGGCAAGCAAACGCGAAATGTTATGTATGTTGAAGACGCTGTAGATTTGCTCTATCAGTGCATTTTTCATAAAGAGATTTTTGGGGATGTTTATTTTGCGGTCCATAGAGAGCACTACTCTGTTCGAGAGATCGCAGAAGAAATTATATCAGTTTTTGGCCGAGGAAAAGTTGTGAGAATAGATTGGCCAGACATAAAAAAGCGTGTTGAGATTGATAGCGTGATCATTGGCGGAGCAAAACTCTTTTATGAAATACAATGGGAACCAAAATATACCTTGAGAGAAGGATTAATTGAAACAAAAAAAGTTATCGAGGCAAAAGAATTGAGAAGCAAAAAAAAGGATAAATAA
- a CDS encoding NAD-dependent epimerase/dehydratase family protein produces MSEKFSHLKYYKDKTILITGGFGYIGSSVVSVLNKISCNIIIVTKENRKAVNFSKGAAQISVVKADIRKKDIWKNLLSGVDVLFHFAAQTSSSVANDNPSLDVEVNLLPVVNIIETCIKNDLSPHIIFSGTVTQVGFTSIYPVNESFKDVPITIYDINKLAAEKYLQFYSNQLGNHAVTLRLSNVYGPGPRSSSADRGILNIMIRKALQGEPLTIYGDGNFIRDYIFIDDVAEAFLLAGVKIDALRGNYYVIGSGIGSTIKDAVNIIKDKVMKKTKRNVEVAFISPPEDISQIEYRNFVADTNRFSSLTGWKAKISLGEGIDRTINYFLKESKV; encoded by the coding sequence ATGTCAGAAAAATTCAGCCATTTAAAATATTATAAAGATAAAACGATACTGATTACCGGTGGATTTGGATATATTGGCTCTTCGGTTGTCAGTGTTTTAAACAAGATATCATGTAATATTATTATTGTGACTAAAGAAAATCGTAAAGCAGTTAATTTTTCTAAGGGGGCTGCTCAAATTTCTGTAGTTAAAGCTGATATCAGAAAGAAAGATATTTGGAAGAACCTTTTAAGTGGTGTTGATGTTCTTTTTCATTTTGCAGCTCAAACAAGTTCAAGCGTGGCTAACGATAATCCATCTCTGGATGTAGAAGTTAATTTACTGCCTGTTGTGAATATTATAGAGACATGTATAAAAAATGATCTCTCTCCTCACATTATTTTTTCTGGAACAGTAACCCAAGTGGGTTTTACAAGTATCTACCCTGTTAATGAAAGTTTCAAAGACGTTCCTATTACGATTTATGATATTAATAAGCTTGCCGCAGAAAAATATCTTCAATTTTATAGTAATCAATTGGGAAATCATGCTGTGACATTACGACTCTCTAATGTGTACGGTCCAGGTCCCAGAAGCAGTAGCGCTGATCGCGGTATTTTAAACATAATGATTCGAAAGGCACTTCAAGGTGAGCCTTTGACAATCTATGGCGATGGAAATTTTATAAGAGATTATATTTTTATTGATGATGTCGCAGAGGCATTTTTATTAGCTGGAGTAAAAATTGATGCTTTAAGAGGGAATTATTATGTAATCGGCAGTGGTATAGGTTCAACAATTAAAGATGCAGTAAATATTATTAAAGATAAGGTTATGAAAAAAACAAAAAGAAATGTTGAGGTTGCGTTCATTTCTCCACCAGAAGATATTTCACAGATTGAATACCGAAATTTTGTAGCTGATACTAACCGTTTCAGCTCGCTTACTGGCTGGAAGGCAAAAATCTCTTTGGGAGAGGGGATTGATAGGACTATAAACTATTTTCTTAAGGAGTCTAAAGTATGA
- a CDS encoding dTDP-4-dehydrorhamnose 3,5-epimerase family protein → MSVKIEGVEIKELILHKDERGFFSEIIRHSEGFFQESFAQLSYSMVYTSVTKAWHLHKKQTDWMCVVVGDLKLVLYDTREDSPTYKAKIEILMGETQGLKVVKVPPGVAHGYKVINGPMYILYVTNREYDPEDELRIPHDDPEIDYDWKSNPPIK, encoded by the coding sequence TTGTCTGTAAAAATTGAAGGGGTAGAAATTAAGGAGTTAATACTTCACAAAGATGAGAGGGGTTTTTTTTCCGAGATTATTCGCCATTCTGAAGGTTTTTTTCAGGAGAGCTTTGCTCAGTTGAGCTATTCCATGGTATATACTAGTGTTACCAAAGCCTGGCATCTTCACAAGAAACAGACAGACTGGATGTGTGTAGTGGTTGGTGATTTGAAACTGGTTTTGTATGATACAAGAGAAGATTCACCAACGTATAAGGCAAAGATAGAGATTTTAATGGGAGAAACACAAGGTCTTAAGGTTGTTAAGGTTCCACCTGGAGTGGCTCACGGATATAAAGTTATTAACGGTCCTATGTATATTTTATATGTAACAAACAGAGAATACGATCCTGAGGACGAGTTGAGAATACCTCATGACGATCCAGAAATTGATTATGATTGGAAATCAAATCCCCCCATAAAATAA
- a CDS encoding class I SAM-dependent methyltransferase, which yields MSRCKVCGYKTESIISFGKMPIANGFITSVSDEEFTYELKIDICTTCFMVQLGETVRPDMMFNENYHFISSTSIAMEIHFEEIANEIATMISSNESPFVVELGCNDGIMLRHILAKKIRHLGVEPSKNVALLAREKGIEVLEKFFNSDIAREIVKEYGQADVICGSNVMCHIEDINSVFDGINILLKNKGIFFFEDPYLLDVIKKTSFDQIYDEHIYYFFGLSVSELAKRHRMQLVDMVHQDVHGGSMRYYLKKGNQKIVSDRIKEYLSDEKRFKLYEPDGYLNFRDNVNHICKDLKNTLLKLKRAGNRIAGYGATSKSTTLLNYAGIGPDIIDYISDITPTKINKYTPGMHIPVKSHEFFINDNPPYTLLLAWNHEKEILNKEGNYRKREGKFITYFPELSIK from the coding sequence ATGAGCAGGTGCAAGGTATGCGGTTATAAGACTGAATCAATCATATCTTTTGGGAAAATGCCCATCGCGAATGGTTTTATAACCAGCGTCTCTGATGAAGAATTTACTTATGAATTAAAAATAGATATTTGCACAACCTGCTTTATGGTTCAGTTAGGAGAAACTGTGAGGCCAGATATGATGTTTAACGAAAACTACCATTTCATTTCATCTACTTCTATCGCGATGGAAATACATTTTGAAGAAATAGCAAACGAAATTGCAACCATGATTTCATCAAACGAATCGCCTTTTGTCGTGGAGCTTGGATGCAACGACGGTATAATGCTAAGGCATATTTTAGCCAAGAAAATTCGGCACCTTGGAGTGGAGCCTTCTAAAAATGTTGCTCTACTGGCCAGAGAAAAAGGCATTGAGGTTTTGGAGAAATTTTTTAATAGCGATATTGCCAGAGAGATTGTCAAAGAATATGGTCAGGCGGATGTGATATGCGGCTCGAATGTTATGTGTCATATTGAAGACATCAATTCTGTTTTTGATGGAATTAATATTTTATTAAAAAATAAGGGAATATTCTTCTTTGAAGATCCTTATCTTCTTGATGTTATTAAGAAAACCTCCTTTGATCAGATATATGATGAGCATATTTATTATTTTTTTGGCTTGTCAGTTTCAGAATTAGCAAAGAGACATCGTATGCAGTTAGTTGATATGGTTCATCAGGATGTTCACGGCGGTTCTATGAGATATTATCTTAAAAAAGGTAACCAAAAGATTGTGTCGGATAGAATCAAAGAGTATCTGTCCGATGAGAAAAGATTTAAACTCTATGAACCGGATGGTTATTTAAACTTTAGAGACAATGTAAATCATATCTGCAAAGATTTAAAAAATACTCTTTTAAAGCTAAAGAGGGCTGGTAATCGCATTGCAGGATACGGAGCGACTTCTAAAAGCACTACATTGCTCAACTACGCTGGAATTGGTCCAGATATAATTGATTATATTTCTGATATTACACCTACAAAGATCAACAAATATACTCCAGGAATGCATATTCCTGTGAAGTCCCATGAATTTTTTATAAATGATAATCCGCCTTATACCCTCCTTTTAGCATGGAATCATGAAAAAGAAATTCTTAATAAAGAGGGAAATTATCGAAAAAGGGAAGGGAAATTTATTACCTACTTTCCTGAGCTATCAATAAAATAA
- a CDS encoding tetratricopeptide repeat protein: MSYDDDVYITKNRHVQGGLTVEGIIWAFTIAHSGNWHPLTWLSHMLDISLFGLNPGYHHLMSLLFHIANTLLLFFILRRMTGEIWKSGFVAALFALHPLHVESVAWIAERKDVLSTFFFMLTILAYVFYVEKPVLRRYLFVFFFFVFGLLSKPMLVTLPFLLLLLDYWPLSRFEFKSKAKNFKVPLHLIWEKVPLFALTALSSIVTFFAEKHGKSVSSLEIFPIKTRIANTFVSYVSYIGKMIWSLNLAVFYPYPEIFPIWQVMGSLLLLVCISFLVIRHARSLPYLPVGWLWYLGTLVPVIGLVQIGSQSMADRYTYVSLIGLFIMIAWGVPDILKRWRYQRIVLSVSLGIILLLLMIFTWYQTINWKNSITLFEHALKVTTRNNIAHNNLGTALAREGKLEEAIYQFREALKGKPDFSDAHYNLGTALGILGNHEEAVYHLREALKGETGLSEVHNKIGRLLSQQKKFNEAIYHFQKALEINPDFANAHNNIGIVLGQQGRLEEAIYHFREALRTKPYYAKAHNNLGVTLGQQGKLEEAIYHFQKALEINPGFKDAENNLRKTLSLKKKF; the protein is encoded by the coding sequence GTGAGCTATGATGATGATGTATACATCACAAAAAACCGTCATGTTCAGGGTGGACTCACTGTTGAAGGGATTATCTGGGCTTTTACGATTGCACATTCTGGCAACTGGCATCCCTTGACATGGCTCTCTCACATGCTGGATATTTCTCTTTTTGGTTTGAATCCAGGTTATCATCATCTCATGAGTCTCCTCTTTCACATAGCCAACACCCTCTTATTGTTTTTTATTCTCAGGAGGATGACAGGTGAAATTTGGAAGAGCGGTTTTGTTGCCGCTCTTTTTGCTCTGCATCCCTTGCATGTGGAGTCAGTGGCCTGGATAGCAGAGAGAAAGGACGTTCTTTCCACCTTTTTCTTTATGCTAACGATATTGGCGTATGTCTTTTATGTAGAAAAGCCGGTTTTAAGAAGATATCTCTTTGTATTCTTCTTTTTTGTTTTTGGTCTTCTGTCCAAGCCTATGCTGGTTACCCTTCCCTTTTTACTTCTTCTTCTGGACTATTGGCCCTTATCTCGTTTTGAGTTTAAATCAAAAGCTAAAAATTTCAAAGTCCCTCTTCATCTGATATGGGAGAAGGTTCCTCTATTTGCCCTTACAGCTTTATCAAGCATTGTGACCTTTTTTGCTGAGAAGCACGGAAAATCTGTAAGTTCATTAGAAATCTTCCCTATTAAGACCAGAATTGCTAATACTTTTGTTTCTTATGTAAGTTATATAGGAAAGATGATCTGGTCTCTAAATCTAGCGGTCTTCTATCCATACCCAGAGATATTCCCTATATGGCAAGTCATGGGATCCCTCTTGTTACTGGTCTGCATATCTTTTCTTGTAATCCGTCATGCTAGGAGTCTTCCCTATCTTCCCGTAGGGTGGCTTTGGTATCTGGGAACCCTTGTTCCTGTGATTGGTCTAGTTCAGATAGGTTCCCAGTCCATGGCTGATCGGTACACATACGTGTCTCTCATTGGTCTTTTTATTATGATTGCATGGGGGGTCCCTGATATCTTAAAAAGATGGCGCTATCAAAGAATTGTTCTTTCCGTATCTTTAGGAATAATTCTTTTGTTATTGATGATTTTTACATGGTATCAGACAATCAACTGGAAAAATAGCATTACCCTTTTTGAGCATGCTCTTAAGGTCACTACTCGCAATAACATAGCCCACAACAACCTAGGAACGGCGCTCGCTAGGGAGGGGAAACTCGAAGAGGCCATTTACCAATTTAGAGAAGCACTGAAGGGAAAACCCGATTTTTCAGATGCCCACTACAATCTTGGAACTGCTCTGGGTATACTGGGAAACCACGAAGAGGCCGTTTACCATCTCCGAGAAGCACTGAAAGGGGAAACCGGCCTCTCAGAGGTACACAACAAAATTGGAAGGCTATTAAGTCAACAGAAAAAGTTTAATGAAGCGATTTACCACTTTCAAAAAGCACTAGAGATTAATCCAGACTTTGCGAATGCTCATAACAACATAGGAATTGTTCTCGGGCAACAAGGAAGGCTTGAAGAAGCGATTTACCATTTTCGAGAAGCGCTGAGAACAAAGCCCTACTATGCAAAAGCCCATAACAACCTTGGTGTTACTCTGGGACAACAAGGAAAGCTTGAAGAAGCAATCTACCATTTCCAGAAAGCACTGGAAATCAACCCAGGCTTCAAAGATGCAGAGAATAACTTAAGAAAAACCCTGAGCCTAAAGAAAAAATTTTAA
- a CDS encoding alginate export family protein, translated as MRKFLVVFAALTLILAFTAVDSMAKAKVSFKGDIRFRGWSIDNLDRDDMGNDSQQVMDMRGRFKMTAKASDDLQGVFYFEIGDSYMGEMETATVAYGSSQGFRNDNDATMVEVKQMYIDFKLPWNKAFNFQMGAVPAYDLPKGIVMGMDAAGIKGKYEFKNGKLIAYFYKDKENVTQAADRDVMGGILFYNITKDIRIGGHVTYTNDRANLHDTLTDNPGSLDHIYWYGLTANGKIPTQVPLKFTADLIIMDGERDYDVGATTSGTNTLVTDWEGYAVDVTVGGDIGPIYLEAFYQYASGDNNPNDEKEKLWRNIETGKEDFRRMMIVSGYKGFDSGSLSDSNGDFLAAGYNGVSMIGAKAVYKPTSKLKLTGMFANVMAAEDSDKYGSVYYSTSKFDRDVYKRGNKDIGNELDLIVDYKVYKELSLRGVAAYMFSGDYFKETADTASNTGALSPDDVWFLGYNFTYKF; from the coding sequence ATGAGGAAGTTTCTTGTTGTATTTGCAGCACTGACCTTGATTCTTGCCTTCACTGCAGTTGATTCCATGGCCAAGGCGAAAGTCAGCTTTAAGGGTGATATCCGCTTTAGAGGCTGGTCAATTGATAACCTTGACAGGGACGACATGGGCAATGACTCCCAGCAGGTCATGGACATGAGGGGAAGGTTCAAGATGACAGCAAAGGCGAGCGATGATCTGCAGGGTGTGTTCTATTTTGAAATCGGTGATTCATATATGGGTGAGATGGAGACTGCAACAGTCGCTTACGGCAGTTCGCAGGGGTTTCGTAATGATAACGATGCCACAATGGTAGAAGTAAAGCAGATGTACATTGACTTCAAGCTCCCGTGGAACAAGGCCTTCAACTTCCAGATGGGTGCTGTACCTGCCTATGACCTTCCGAAAGGCATAGTCATGGGAATGGACGCTGCTGGTATCAAGGGAAAGTATGAATTCAAAAATGGGAAGCTCATCGCTTACTTCTACAAGGATAAAGAAAATGTAACTCAAGCAGCAGACAGAGACGTGATGGGTGGTATTCTTTTCTATAACATTACCAAGGATATCAGGATAGGCGGCCATGTCACCTATACGAACGACAGGGCTAATCTACATGATACCCTGACCGATAATCCTGGGTCACTGGATCATATATACTGGTATGGACTCACCGCAAATGGCAAGATCCCAACCCAAGTGCCTCTCAAGTTCACGGCTGACCTGATCATTATGGACGGTGAGAGAGATTATGACGTCGGAGCAACAACATCAGGTACAAATACTCTGGTAACCGACTGGGAAGGTTATGCAGTTGATGTAACCGTTGGCGGTGATATTGGCCCTATATATCTCGAGGCTTTCTACCAGTATGCATCAGGAGACAATAATCCTAATGACGAGAAAGAAAAGCTCTGGAGAAATATCGAGACAGGAAAAGAAGACTTCAGAAGAATGATGATTGTCAGCGGATACAAAGGCTTTGATAGCGGCAGTCTCTCGGATTCTAACGGTGATTTCCTGGCTGCCGGTTATAACGGTGTCAGCATGATAGGTGCCAAGGCTGTTTACAAGCCGACCTCCAAGCTTAAGCTGACAGGCATGTTTGCCAATGTTATGGCAGCCGAAGATTCCGACAAATACGGCTCTGTCTATTATTCAACCAGTAAATTCGACAGAGATGTATACAAACGCGGCAACAAGGATATCGGTAACGAGCTTGACCTGATTGTTGACTACAAGGTCTATAAGGAGCTGAGCTTAAGGGGTGTAGCCGCCTACATGTTTTCCGGCGACTACTTCAAGGAGACAGCAGATACCGCTAGTAATACTGGTGCTTTAAGCCCTGATGATGTATGGTTCTTAGGCTATAACTTTACCTACAAGTTCTAG